A genomic segment from Tuwongella immobilis encodes:
- a CDS encoding 5-formyltetrahydrofolate cyclo-ligase: MTSPVDPATDIASIKTRLREQAHAARNALPQKDELSRKICESFMALPAYAAAKTVMFYVDVRSEVRTRHTLPDALASGKRIVVPYCVDNELELFLLESMDELATGMYKILEPRADLRELPSKKVPIEELDLIMVPGVAFDRRGGRMGHGKGYYDRLLEHARLDTPLIALAFECQMFPEVPTAAHDIFMDAIITEAAVYPGIGRKTTGA; the protein is encoded by the coding sequence ATGACCAGCCCGGTAGACCCCGCCACGGATATTGCATCGATCAAAACGCGCTTGCGCGAACAAGCCCACGCGGCCCGCAATGCGTTGCCTCAGAAAGACGAGCTGAGCCGCAAAATCTGCGAATCCTTCATGGCGCTGCCCGCCTATGCCGCCGCGAAAACCGTGATGTTCTACGTGGATGTCCGCTCCGAAGTCCGCACCCGACACACCCTGCCCGATGCGCTGGCCTCCGGCAAACGCATCGTTGTCCCGTATTGCGTGGATAACGAACTGGAACTGTTTCTGCTCGAATCGATGGATGAACTGGCCACCGGAATGTACAAAATTCTGGAACCGCGTGCCGATCTGCGGGAATTGCCCAGCAAGAAAGTCCCCATCGAAGAATTGGATTTGATTATGGTTCCCGGCGTCGCCTTCGACCGTCGCGGGGGCCGAATGGGGCACGGGAAAGGGTACTACGATCGCTTGTTGGAGCATGCTCGCCTGGATACGCCGCTGATCGCGCTGGCATTTGAATGCCAGATGTTCCCCGAAGTGCCGACCGCGGCGCATGATATTTTCATGGACGCGATTATCACCGAAGCCGCCGTCTATCCGGGAATTGGTCGAAAGACCACAGGAGCATAA